Proteins co-encoded in one Polluticoccus soli genomic window:
- a CDS encoding choice-of-anchor V domain-containing protein codes for MKKKILLFSVTAGMLSLALLSNNAGPAASNPPSDGNRTGAFTATCAAPGCHTSNTSTVGSFKKIVDKTNGWDVTGFGYVEGHTYTVTLEGTNTAMDYFGFQACAIYEANQGNAGTLIATAAQTAVRSTKPTIAPDTIKVVEHTGKILSSTGLLNVNFDWAAPPLGSNKGAVRFWGIVNAVDNNTMQTGDQVSAPFQKQFTNVTSVEDLQTTPNVKIWPNPLVGGDRLKIELKNAPTSQYTITAFDMSGRKLFTEVYSSNTIPFEYNTSDWAPGFYHIQIRNNEGMTHTTPLIKY; via the coding sequence AATTCTACTCTTTTCTGTTACGGCAGGAATGCTTTCTCTAGCCTTATTGAGCAACAATGCTGGCCCTGCGGCTTCTAACCCTCCTTCAGACGGCAACAGGACCGGGGCTTTTACTGCTACCTGCGCAGCGCCGGGTTGTCACACCAGTAATACCTCAACAGTTGGCAGCTTCAAAAAGATAGTGGATAAAACCAATGGATGGGACGTTACGGGATTCGGCTATGTAGAAGGTCACACCTATACCGTAACACTGGAGGGCACCAACACTGCGATGGACTACTTTGGCTTTCAGGCATGTGCTATTTATGAAGCCAACCAGGGCAATGCCGGAACGCTCATAGCGACTGCCGCACAAACTGCGGTACGCTCAACCAAACCTACGATTGCCCCTGACACAATTAAAGTGGTAGAACACACCGGTAAGATCCTCTCTTCAACCGGGCTGTTGAATGTAAATTTTGACTGGGCAGCACCTCCTTTGGGCAGCAATAAAGGCGCCGTAAGGTTCTGGGGTATCGTAAATGCCGTAGACAACAATACGATGCAAACAGGCGACCAGGTCAGTGCGCCGTTTCAGAAACAGTTTACAAATGTAACTTCGGTTGAGGATCTGCAGACGACGCCTAATGTGAAGATATGGCCCAACCCGCTGGTAGGCGGCGATCGCCTGAAGATAGAACTGAAGAATGCGCCAACATCGCAGTACACCATCACTGCTTTCGATATGAGCGGACGCAAACTGTTCACAGAAGTATATTCATCCAACACCATACCTTTTGAATACAATACTTCTGACTGGGCACCGGGTTTTTACCATATCCAGATCCGCAACAACGAGGGAATGACACACACGACGCCGCTGATAAAATACTAG
- a CDS encoding UbiA family prenyltransferase, with amino-acid sequence MKKVADTFLSWILYTSFFAGCCAVAMCMATERLILGEVPSLFSALHVLVFGSTLMVYNVHYIVKRSTPALSDRFAWSQFHMLWHRVMFSIGFLGCFVSIFFVNWQILVGCGVLAFLSFAYSLPLLPFKDKRRIREFGWVKITVLTLVWTIVTSVLPMLYWEVPLTGYPFEIVIRFVFMFTLCVAFDIRDMQTDLESGIATLPNLIGVKNSYHLMDATLLLFVLLCVFQYVHYPIPSRLAGEVAAAIATKYVIHYSKTHPSDRVYLGLVDGMMLLYGVLLLLN; translated from the coding sequence GTGAAGAAAGTTGCCGATACATTCCTGAGCTGGATACTGTACACCAGCTTTTTTGCGGGCTGCTGTGCGGTAGCGATGTGCATGGCTACCGAAAGGCTGATACTCGGGGAGGTGCCTTCACTATTTAGCGCACTGCACGTCCTGGTATTTGGCAGCACGCTGATGGTGTACAACGTGCACTACATCGTTAAACGTTCCACTCCCGCCTTGTCTGATCGTTTTGCCTGGTCGCAGTTCCATATGTTGTGGCACCGGGTCATGTTCAGCATTGGATTCTTAGGTTGTTTCGTCAGTATCTTCTTTGTGAACTGGCAGATACTGGTGGGCTGTGGTGTGCTTGCTTTTCTCTCGTTTGCGTATTCGCTGCCGTTGCTGCCGTTTAAAGACAAGCGCAGGATACGTGAATTTGGCTGGGTGAAGATAACCGTGCTGACCCTTGTATGGACCATTGTGACCAGCGTGCTGCCCATGCTTTACTGGGAGGTGCCGTTGACCGGTTACCCGTTCGAGATAGTGATACGCTTCGTGTTCATGTTCACGCTTTGTGTGGCATTTGATATCCGTGATATGCAAACCGACCTCGAGTCGGGGATAGCAACACTGCCTAACCTGATAGGGGTAAAGAACAGCTACCACCTTATGGATGCGACTCTGCTATTGTTCGTACTGCTGTGCGTGTTTCAATATGTGCATTATCCCATTCCCTCGCGTTTGGCCGGCGAAGTGGCCGCCGCTATTGCCACCAAGTATGTCATCCATTACTCAAAGACCCATCCTTCCGACAGGGTCTATCTCGGACTCGTAGATGGGATGATGCTGCTATACGGTGTATTACTGCTACTGAATTAA
- a CDS encoding acyl-CoA carboxylase subunit beta, which produces MDKTALLKQKADQAMLGGGAKRIEAQHKKGKLTARERLTLLLDEGSFEEIGMLVTHRSRDFGMENEVYMGDGVVTGYGTINGRLVYVFSQDFTVFGGSLSETHAEKICKIMDLAMQNGAPVIGLNDSGGARIQEGVVSLGGYADIFYRNVKASGVVPQISAIMGPCAGGAVYSPAITDFIMMVENTSYMFVTGPNVVKTVTHETVTSEELGGAHTHASKSGVTHFALANEVECIERIKQLLSYMPQNCEEDAPVYPYELADETRAKLDSVIPENPNQPYDIKEVIEEVVDADSFLEVHKEYAENIVVGFARIAGRSIGIVANQPASLAGVLDINSSKKGARFVRFCDAFNIPLLVLVDVPGFLPGTDQEWHGIITNGAKLLYALSEATVPKITVITRKAYGGAYDVMNSKHIGADLNYAWPTAEIAVMGAKGAAEIIFKKEIKEATDHEAKWKEKELEYTDKFANPYGAAARGFIDEVILPSQTRSKLIKAFKMLEHKVVNLPKRKHGNIPL; this is translated from the coding sequence ATGGATAAAACAGCCTTATTAAAACAAAAAGCCGACCAGGCTATGCTGGGTGGCGGCGCCAAACGTATAGAGGCGCAACATAAAAAAGGCAAACTCACTGCACGTGAGCGTTTAACACTGCTGCTGGACGAAGGTTCGTTTGAAGAGATAGGCATGCTGGTTACTCACCGCAGCCGCGACTTTGGTATGGAGAACGAAGTGTACATGGGCGATGGTGTGGTAACAGGTTACGGAACCATCAATGGCAGGCTGGTATATGTGTTCTCGCAAGACTTTACCGTGTTTGGTGGTAGCTTGTCTGAAACACACGCTGAAAAGATTTGCAAGATCATGGACCTGGCGATGCAAAATGGCGCGCCGGTGATAGGGCTGAACGATAGCGGTGGTGCACGTATACAAGAAGGCGTGGTATCGCTGGGTGGTTATGCCGATATATTTTACCGCAACGTAAAAGCATCTGGTGTGGTGCCGCAGATATCTGCCATCATGGGCCCGTGTGCCGGTGGTGCAGTGTATTCTCCTGCCATTACAGATTTTATCATGATGGTGGAGAACACGTCTTATATGTTCGTTACCGGACCAAACGTGGTGAAGACCGTAACGCATGAAACCGTAACCAGCGAAGAACTGGGTGGTGCGCATACACACGCATCAAAATCGGGCGTGACGCATTTTGCGCTGGCTAATGAAGTAGAATGTATCGAACGCATCAAGCAACTGCTGAGCTATATGCCGCAGAACTGCGAAGAAGACGCTCCTGTATATCCTTACGAACTGGCTGATGAAACAAGGGCGAAGCTGGATAGCGTCATCCCGGAAAATCCTAACCAGCCTTATGATATCAAGGAAGTGATAGAAGAAGTAGTAGATGCTGATTCTTTCCTGGAAGTGCATAAAGAATATGCTGAGAATATTGTGGTAGGCTTTGCACGCATAGCCGGCCGCAGCATAGGTATCGTGGCCAACCAGCCAGCAAGTCTTGCAGGTGTACTCGATATCAACTCGAGCAAGAAGGGCGCACGTTTTGTACGCTTCTGCGATGCGTTCAATATTCCGTTGTTAGTGCTGGTAGATGTACCGGGCTTCCTGCCGGGTACCGACCAGGAGTGGCACGGTATCATCACCAATGGTGCGAAGCTGCTGTACGCGCTCAGCGAAGCAACCGTTCCAAAGATCACGGTTATTACCCGTAAAGCTTATGGCGGCGCGTACGACGTGATGAACTCTAAACACATCGGTGCTGACCTGAACTATGCATGGCCTACAGCGGAGATCGCGGTAATGGGTGCCAAGGGGGCTGCGGAGATCATCTTCAAAAAAGAGATCAAAGAAGCGACTGACCACGAAGCCAAGTGGAAAGAGAAAGAGCTGGAATACACAGATAAATTCGCTAATCCATACGGTGCTGCCGCACGTGGTTTTATAGATGAAGTGATCCTGCCGTCGCAAACGCGCAGCAAACTTATTAAAGCCTTTAAGATGCTGGAGCATAAAGTGGTGAACCTACCTAAGCGCAAGCATGGCAACATACCGCTGTAA
- a CDS encoding TlpA family protein disulfide reductase encodes MKKLLGILSLIMITSAARAQNIPEFKVDDLLKRYSSADTLYIVNFFATWCGPCMKEMPEFDHMADAYKDKPVKVLLVSVDFPKDYPKKLVAFAKKRKLQHELMWLNESDANYFIPKIDNRWQGSIPATLIVNNKTEYKNFFEGMISAKQLQVLIDKQLALNY; translated from the coding sequence ATGAAGAAACTCCTCGGCATACTGTCATTGATAATGATCACCTCTGCAGCACGCGCGCAGAACATACCTGAGTTTAAAGTAGATGACCTGTTGAAACGCTACAGCAGCGCCGATACCTTATATATAGTGAACTTCTTCGCCACCTGGTGCGGCCCTTGCATGAAGGAGATGCCCGAGTTCGACCATATGGCTGATGCGTACAAGGACAAGCCGGTGAAGGTATTGCTGGTGAGTGTTGACTTCCCTAAAGACTACCCGAAGAAACTCGTTGCCTTTGCAAAAAAGCGCAAGCTACAGCACGAGTTGATGTGGCTGAACGAAAGCGATGCCAACTACTTCATCCCTAAGATCGACAACCGCTGGCAAGGTTCTATTCCGGCTACACTGATAGTGAACAATAAAACTGAATACAAAAACTTCTTCGAGGGCATGATATCTGCAAAACAATTGCAGGTGCTGATAGATAAACAACTCGCTCTGAATTATTAA
- a CDS encoding FUSC family protein: protein MRLPNPYEQLHKLIEQETLEPTFSWGMRLAIATTVPLIFGLATGHIVEASWVSLTAEAICWVELRGSFSQGARVLFGGAVLAVLFAALGSITGNNVWIGTLAMLAVGFLSGLFRNLGDRGQGLSVTVFLMFIFTNAFPTASAHDLVTRLNLVCIGGAWNALVGLFILMFMPAREPYRRSIALIWKANAQLIVTVAKGWDGMSARSTIRKIYLKEQVVRAAIDQSLHFYGTTAHQAKADDRDYPLAQLRKATALVGTHIIAISDELDNVSRRDVPNEVRLKLYAVFNALQQTLDRMAVYVITLKPEEELLLSSRLTRLNKLIVLLREEPLEEDNAQNIAIRRAIQLTERAVRLIESSIGRLEEMGDDESVFRSYSLIKTLLVLHPKHWIRNLQLLFNLNTFTARYALRTGAGAAIGLFVAQWFEIERGYWIPLTAMIVMQPYFGATIKKGFQRILGTVTGSIAGGLLLRIPAGLYLKEVILFICLVLMVYYIRKRYSVAAFFVTVSLVLMFNFEASADDHLLVTRTLCTIAGSAVAIIAGFALLPHWDKKWLPLHLANAINSNYHYFLATFFSHDGNPNWTRNKRNAESKNSNAFDSFNRFMQEPTLHKKNYAIYYHLITHSVRLTRELNNINLEQESRKNPSEATETHTEALNQCLLWFNKNLLLAQKIDPNNKTRIKVPAPTFKYPYALTVHQMVYVEKMLIELKAMNQNLHELTDRQPQPAKLVPTS from the coding sequence ATGCGCTTACCGAATCCATACGAGCAGCTACACAAATTAATAGAACAGGAAACTCTTGAACCCACTTTCAGCTGGGGAATGCGGCTGGCTATTGCCACCACAGTTCCACTGATATTTGGCCTTGCCACAGGACATATTGTGGAAGCCAGTTGGGTATCGCTGACAGCCGAGGCCATTTGCTGGGTAGAGCTGCGTGGATCGTTTTCGCAGGGTGCAAGAGTGCTATTTGGCGGGGCTGTGCTCGCAGTCTTATTTGCCGCCCTCGGTAGCATCACGGGCAATAATGTATGGATAGGAACGCTGGCTATGCTGGCCGTGGGTTTTCTTTCTGGCCTGTTCCGCAACCTGGGCGACCGCGGACAAGGTCTTTCGGTGACCGTATTCCTGATGTTCATATTCACCAATGCCTTCCCCACAGCATCGGCGCACGACCTGGTGACGAGGCTCAACCTCGTGTGTATAGGCGGAGCATGGAATGCATTGGTAGGTTTGTTCATCCTCATGTTCATGCCTGCACGCGAGCCTTACCGTCGCTCGATTGCATTGATATGGAAAGCGAACGCACAGCTGATAGTTACCGTGGCCAAAGGCTGGGATGGCATGTCGGCCCGCAGCACTATCAGGAAAATATATCTTAAAGAACAAGTGGTACGTGCAGCTATCGACCAGTCGCTGCACTTTTACGGCACTACGGCCCACCAGGCCAAAGCCGACGATAGAGACTACCCGCTGGCGCAGCTGCGCAAAGCCACGGCACTCGTAGGCACACACATCATCGCCATCAGCGATGAGCTGGATAATGTAAGCCGCCGCGACGTGCCCAACGAAGTAAGACTGAAACTATACGCAGTATTCAACGCCCTGCAGCAAACGCTCGACAGGATGGCGGTATATGTTATCACGTTAAAGCCTGAAGAAGAGTTGTTGCTTTCGTCGCGCCTCACGCGTCTTAATAAACTCATCGTGCTACTGCGCGAAGAACCTTTGGAAGAAGACAACGCACAGAACATCGCCATACGCCGGGCGATACAGCTAACCGAGCGTGCTGTGCGCCTGATAGAAAGCTCTATCGGCAGGCTGGAAGAAATGGGCGATGATGAATCGGTGTTCCGTTCTTACTCGCTCATCAAAACTTTATTGGTGCTGCATCCTAAGCACTGGATACGCAATCTGCAGCTGCTGTTCAACCTCAATACGTTTACGGCACGCTATGCACTGCGTACAGGCGCAGGTGCAGCCATAGGTCTGTTCGTTGCACAGTGGTTCGAAATTGAGCGCGGCTACTGGATACCGCTTACAGCTATGATCGTGATGCAGCCGTACTTTGGTGCCACTATCAAGAAAGGCTTCCAGCGCATATTAGGTACTGTGACGGGTAGTATTGCCGGTGGTCTATTGCTACGCATACCAGCAGGCCTTTACCTTAAAGAAGTCATCCTATTCATCTGCCTGGTGCTGATGGTGTATTATATACGCAAGCGCTATTCTGTTGCAGCATTCTTTGTTACAGTCAGCCTGGTGCTCATGTTCAACTTCGAGGCCTCAGCCGATGATCACCTGCTAGTGACACGTACGCTTTGCACCATTGCAGGCTCTGCCGTGGCCATCATTGCCGGCTTTGCCCTGCTACCGCACTGGGATAAGAAATGGCTGCCGCTGCACCTGGCCAACGCTATCAACAGTAATTACCACTACTTCCTCGCTACCTTCTTCAGTCACGACGGCAACCCCAACTGGACACGCAACAAGCGCAATGCCGAATCGAAGAACAGCAATGCATTCGATTCATTCAACCGTTTTATGCAGGAGCCTACGCTGCACAAGAAGAACTACGCGATCTACTACCACCTCATCACACATAGCGTGCGCCTTACCCGCGAGCTCAACAATATCAACCTCGAGCAGGAATCGCGCAAGAACCCCAGCGAGGCAACAGAGACACATACAGAGGCGCTCAACCAATGCCTGCTGTGGTTCAATAAGAACCTACTGCTGGCACAAAAAATAGATCCCAACAACAAGACAAGGATCAAAGTACCTGCCCCAACTTTCAAGTACCCATACGCACTCACCGTGCACCAGATGGTGTATGTGGAAAAAATGCTCATCGAGCTAAAAGCGATGAACCAGAACCTGCACGAACTTACCGACAGGCAACCTCAGCCCGCGAAATTGGTTCCAACTTCGTAG
- a CDS encoding ACP phosphodiesterase, producing MNYLGHAFLSFGDAEILTGNMIGDHVKGKLALDKFPEGIKKGILLHRKIDSFADVHPATLRGKLWFREDYGLYAGAIMDTVFDHYLANDAKHFNSEKELLNFTQQTYKTLEQNSQWFPESFATYFPYMQQHNWLYNYRTLQGINKSMNGLNRRAQHMPPVEKAYEIFVTNYYQLAQCYYELIDDVVSFVKVELTL from the coding sequence ATGAACTACCTGGGACATGCATTTCTATCGTTTGGAGATGCAGAGATACTTACAGGCAACATGATCGGCGATCATGTAAAAGGTAAGCTGGCGCTAGATAAATTTCCCGAAGGCATTAAGAAAGGGATACTGCTGCATCGCAAGATAGACAGCTTTGCAGATGTGCATCCCGCTACGCTGAGAGGCAAACTATGGTTTCGCGAAGACTATGGTTTGTATGCCGGCGCTATAATGGATACGGTGTTCGATCACTACCTGGCCAATGATGCCAAACACTTCAATTCAGAAAAGGAGCTGCTGAACTTTACACAGCAGACCTATAAAACACTGGAACAAAACAGCCAATGGTTTCCAGAAAGTTTTGCTACATACTTCCCTTACATGCAGCAGCATAACTGGCTGTATAATTACCGCACACTGCAGGGAATAAACAAGTCGATGAACGGACTCAACAGGCGTGCGCAACACATGCCGCCGGTTGAAAAAGCTTATGAAATTTTTGTAACCAACTATTATCAACTGGCACAGTGTTATTATGAATTGATCGACGACGTGGTTAGTTTTGTTAAAGTTGAGTTAACCCTTTAG
- a CDS encoding serine hydrolase domain-containing protein: protein MRKYFFPYIATALLLSLLFIACNSNPQPAVGKPLMPEPDEPTKVLPSSPLQYADTTKPEYRAIVERLDNFFRRYASTGFNGSVLVGQNGKVLYERYFGMANRETGLKLLPNSAVQLASVSKTFTGTAVLYLHQHNFININHPVQEYLPTFPYPNITVKMLLCHRSGLPDYYKWIPAYRKDQKTPINNNQMLDYFIKFKPGLEFRPDARFKYSNSNFAFLALIIEAATDMSYPDFMRKFIFEPLGMKNTFVFEAEKGLPATATISYRPNWVRDPVMFADGVDGDKGIYSTVEDMYRWDQSFYSHLLLNKETIDMAYAPYSFEKGGKKNYGLGWRMINNPGKERVIYHNGWWHGNNTVFYRFVEQNFTIIMLGNKYNTSIYKQAPVVYSLVKGMETSGDFESEE, encoded by the coding sequence ATGCGCAAGTATTTTTTTCCATATATAGCCACCGCACTCCTACTATCCTTGCTATTTATAGCATGCAACAGCAACCCGCAACCTGCTGTTGGTAAACCATTAATGCCGGAGCCGGACGAACCTACCAAGGTGTTGCCCAGCTCACCGCTGCAGTATGCAGATACTACTAAACCTGAATACAGGGCGATCGTTGAAAGGCTGGATAATTTCTTCCGTCGCTATGCGAGTACAGGCTTCAATGGTAGTGTGTTAGTAGGTCAAAATGGTAAGGTTTTGTACGAAAGGTATTTTGGTATGGCCAACCGTGAAACTGGCCTGAAACTGCTGCCTAACAGCGCAGTGCAGCTGGCTTCTGTATCTAAAACTTTTACGGGCACGGCAGTACTCTATTTACACCAGCACAACTTCATCAACATCAACCACCCGGTGCAGGAATACCTGCCTACCTTCCCTTATCCCAACATTACGGTAAAGATGCTGCTGTGTCACCGCTCAGGCTTACCAGATTATTATAAATGGATACCGGCCTATAGGAAAGACCAGAAAACGCCGATCAATAACAACCAGATGCTCGACTATTTCATCAAGTTCAAACCGGGACTCGAGTTCAGGCCTGACGCGCGTTTCAAATATAGCAACAGCAACTTCGCCTTCCTCGCGCTGATCATAGAAGCAGCTACAGATATGAGCTATCCTGATTTTATGCGCAAGTTCATATTTGAACCGCTGGGTATGAAGAATACCTTTGTGTTTGAAGCTGAGAAAGGCTTGCCTGCAACGGCTACCATCAGCTACAGGCCCAACTGGGTACGCGACCCGGTAATGTTTGCCGACGGCGTAGATGGTGACAAAGGTATTTACAGCACGGTAGAAGACATGTACCGCTGGGATCAATCTTTCTACAGCCACTTACTCCTCAACAAAGAAACTATTGATATGGCCTATGCCCCTTACTCGTTCGAGAAAGGTGGTAAGAAGAACTACGGCCTCGGCTGGCGTATGATCAACAATCCCGGCAAAGAGCGCGTGATCTATCACAACGGCTGGTGGCATGGCAACAATACCGTGTTCTACCGCTTTGTAGAGCAGAACTTCACCATCATCATGCTGGGCAATAAATACAACACCAGTATCTACAAACAAGCGCCAGTAGTGTACAGCCTTGTGAAGGGCATGGAAACAAGCGGCGATTTTGAATCGGAAGAATAG
- the guaB gene encoding IMP dehydrogenase, protein MAAKSKFYGEGLTFDDVLLVPSYSEVLPNEVSLATQLTRDIRLNVPMASAAMDTVTEANLAIALAREGGIGILHKNMSVERQAEHVRKVKRSESGLIVDPITLRAEATVGEALRVMRENRIGGIPIVDANHLLVGILTNRDLRFEKNLKRKVSEVMTRENLVTASAGTSMGKAEGILEEYKIEKLPIVDKKGKLIGLITFRDVQNLKSHPMAAKDSTGRLLVGAAIGITKDTMERAEALKAAGVDVLVLDSSHGHSKGVLEAMARVKKAFKTIPIIGGNVATAEGAKALADAGADAVKVGVGPGSICTTRIVTGAGAPQLTAIMEAASALKRRGIPVIADGGIRYTGDMVKAIAAGASCIMAGSIFAGTEESPGETIIYEGRKFKGYRGMGSLEAMQEGSKDRYFQEGEADAKKLVPEGIVGRVPYKGMVNEVIQQFVGGLRAGMGLTGCKDIKALQDDAQFVRITSASMAESHPHNIVITKEAPNYSR, encoded by the coding sequence ATGGCTGCAAAATCCAAGTTCTACGGCGAAGGCCTCACATTTGATGATGTGCTCCTTGTGCCTTCCTACTCCGAAGTATTGCCCAACGAGGTAAGTTTAGCTACCCAATTAACAAGAGACATACGCCTGAATGTTCCAATGGCATCCGCTGCAATGGATACCGTTACGGAAGCTAACCTGGCTATTGCGCTGGCCCGCGAAGGCGGTATCGGTATCCTGCACAAGAATATGAGTGTGGAACGCCAGGCAGAGCATGTGCGTAAGGTGAAACGTAGTGAAAGCGGCCTGATCGTTGACCCGATCACCCTGCGTGCTGAAGCTACTGTAGGCGAAGCGCTGAGGGTAATGCGTGAGAACCGCATAGGTGGTATTCCCATTGTAGATGCTAATCATTTATTAGTAGGTATCCTTACCAACCGTGATCTACGCTTTGAGAAGAACCTGAAACGTAAAGTGAGCGAAGTGATGACCCGCGAGAACCTGGTTACTGCATCGGCAGGTACCAGCATGGGCAAGGCAGAAGGTATCCTTGAAGAATACAAGATCGAGAAGCTGCCGATAGTAGATAAGAAGGGCAAACTGATAGGCCTCATTACCTTCCGCGATGTGCAGAACCTGAAGAGCCACCCTATGGCTGCCAAAGACAGCACAGGCCGCCTTCTGGTAGGTGCTGCTATCGGTATCACTAAAGATACTATGGAACGCGCCGAAGCGCTGAAAGCTGCGGGTGTTGACGTACTGGTGCTGGATAGCTCGCACGGTCACTCAAAAGGCGTGCTGGAAGCTATGGCCCGCGTAAAGAAAGCCTTCAAAACTATCCCCATAATAGGTGGTAACGTAGCTACTGCAGAAGGTGCAAAGGCCCTGGCCGATGCAGGTGCTGATGCGGTGAAGGTAGGTGTAGGTCCGGGTTCTATCTGTACCACGCGTATCGTAACAGGTGCAGGCGCTCCACAGCTTACCGCTATTATGGAAGCAGCCAGCGCACTGAAACGCCGCGGCATCCCGGTTATCGCCGATGGTGGTATCCGTTATACAGGCGACATGGTGAAAGCCATCGCTGCAGGTGCATCGTGCATCATGGCGGGTTCTATCTTCGCCGGTACTGAAGAAAGCCCTGGTGAAACTATCATCTACGAAGGCCGTAAATTCAAAGGCTATCGTGGTATGGGCTCTCTGGAAGCTATGCAGGAAGGTTCTAAAGACCGCTACTTCCAGGAAGGCGAAGCTGATGCGAAGAAACTGGTGCCGGAAGGTATCGTTGGCCGTGTACCTTACAAAGGCATGGTGAACGAAGTGATACAACAGTTTGTAGGCGGCTTGCGTGCAGGTATGGGTCTTACAGGTTGTAAAGACATCAAAGCGCTGCAGGACGATGCACAGTTCGTACGCATCACATCTGCTAGTATGGCAGAAAGCCACCCGCACAATATCGTGATCACAAAAGAGGCTCCTAACTATAGCCGTTAA
- a CDS encoding phenylacetate--CoA ligase family protein: protein MNFHPRLAFEPLSTQNDYQAKALRQLLEYARDRSPFYQKLFSEHKINIDNIKSVRDLEFLPTTSKMDMQEHNWDFLCVPDHEIKEYTATSGTLGKPVTIALTENDLQRLAYNEHQSFLCADGKPTDVYQLMLTLDRQFMAGMAYYSGLRQMGAALVRTGPGLPSMQWDTINRLQSNSIVAVPSFMLKLIEHAQENQIDLKHTPVHKAVCIGESIRAADFELNTLGQRIYDQWPIKFYNTYASTEMQTAFTECTHGMGGHEQPDLVIMEIVDDHGKAMPPVSYGEVTITTLGIEGMPLIRYRTGDIACYYDSPCACGRMSRRLSPVLGRKQQMIKYKGTTIYPPAIFDILNEIPFVQEYVIEVFTNDLGTDELKLHLHTLLPVDDAERKLKPILQGKLRVSPLLHFHSSAEMLQMQFPTGSRKQVKFVDNR, encoded by the coding sequence ATGAACTTCCATCCCCGGTTGGCTTTCGAGCCGCTGAGCACGCAAAACGACTACCAGGCAAAGGCCCTGCGGCAGCTGCTGGAGTATGCCCGCGACCGCTCCCCTTTCTACCAAAAACTGTTCAGCGAACATAAAATCAATATTGATAATATCAAATCAGTACGCGACCTGGAGTTCCTGCCTACTACCAGTAAAATGGATATGCAGGAGCACAACTGGGATTTTCTCTGCGTGCCCGATCATGAAATAAAAGAATACACCGCCACCAGCGGTACGCTCGGCAAACCAGTTACCATTGCCCTGACCGAGAACGACCTGCAACGCCTTGCTTATAACGAACACCAGTCTTTCCTCTGTGCTGACGGCAAGCCCACCGATGTCTACCAGCTCATGCTGACACTCGACAGGCAGTTCATGGCGGGTATGGCTTACTACTCTGGCCTACGCCAAATGGGCGCAGCGCTAGTGCGTACAGGACCGGGGTTACCCTCTATGCAATGGGATACCATCAACCGCTTGCAAAGCAACAGCATCGTAGCCGTTCCTTCATTCATGCTGAAGCTGATAGAACATGCGCAGGAAAATCAAATAGACCTGAAACATACACCAGTGCACAAAGCAGTGTGCATAGGCGAAAGCATACGTGCGGCAGATTTTGAATTGAACACACTAGGCCAGCGCATCTACGATCAGTGGCCTATCAAGTTTTATAATACCTACGCATCTACCGAGATGCAGACGGCCTTTACCGAATGCACACACGGCATGGGCGGCCACGAGCAACCCGACCTGGTGATCATGGAGATAGTGGATGACCACGGCAAAGCGATGCCACCTGTTAGCTATGGCGAAGTGACCATTACTACACTGGGCATAGAAGGCATGCCGCTGATACGTTACCGCACGGGTGATATTGCCTGCTACTACGATAGCCCCTGTGCCTGCGGGCGCATGTCGCGGAGGCTGAGCCCGGTGCTGGGCCGTAAGCAGCAAATGATCAAATACAAAGGCACCACCATTTATCCTCCTGCCATCTTTGATATACTGAACGAGATACCGTTTGTGCAGGAGTACGTGATAGAGGTCTTTACCAACGACCTCGGCACCGACGAACTGAAGCTACACCTGCACACGCTACTGCCCGTTGATGATGCGGAACGAAAACTAAAACCCATACTGCAAGGCAAACTGCGCGTATCTCCGCTGCTGCACTTCCACTCAAGCGCCGAAATGCTGCAAATGCAATTTCCTACAGGGAGTAGAAAGCAAGTGAAGTTTGTGGATAATAGGTAA